In the genome of Pediococcus claussenii ATCC BAA-344, one region contains:
- a CDS encoding rhomboid family intramembrane serine protease has translation MQPINYRIKSWFQGAFVTNILVIVNVIVFLLMSVTGGTTNINNLIRYGAMVPESIKNGSDYFSIFASMFIHIGIEHLVLNMVTLYFLGRILEAIMGHWKFLATYLLAGVFGNLVSLYFANPQTISAGASGAIFGIIGVWLMLAITFRSVPYLAQMGQQMLIFTILGLIGGFLGPDVDIAAHLGGVLAGFLLGFIIGFPKIGKISMWKRVGSLVILVGFTVVLTDLAFTF, from the coding sequence ATGCAACCGATTAATTACAGAATTAAAAGTTGGTTTCAAGGGGCTTTTGTAACTAATATATTGGTTATAGTTAATGTGATTGTTTTTTTGTTGATGTCTGTCACGGGCGGAACAACAAATATAAATAATTTAATACGGTACGGGGCGATGGTGCCTGAGTCAATCAAGAACGGTAGCGACTATTTTTCTATTTTTGCCTCTATGTTTATTCATATTGGTATTGAACATCTAGTTTTGAACATGGTAACTTTATACTTCTTAGGACGAATTTTAGAAGCTATAATGGGACATTGGAAATTTCTTGCTACATACCTTCTTGCTGGTGTTTTTGGCAATTTGGTAAGCTTATACTTTGCCAATCCACAAACAATATCTGCGGGAGCTAGCGGTGCTATTTTTGGGATAATTGGCGTTTGGCTAATGTTAGCTATTACTTTTCGAAGTGTGCCATACTTAGCTCAGATGGGACAACAAATGCTAATTTTCACGATTTTGGGATTGATTGGTGGTTTTCTGGGTCCCGATGTGGATATTGCTGCACATTTAGGAGGTGTCCTAGCAGGGTTCTTGTTAGGGTTTATAATCGGATTTCCAAAGATTGGGAAAATTTCTATGTGGAAAAGAGTCGGAAGTTTAGTTATTTTGGTTGGATTTACGGTTGTATTAACTGATTTAGCGTTTACATTTTAG
- the rpmG gene encoding 50S ribosomal protein L33 has product MEVVSMRVHITMECTECHNRQYLSSKNKRNNPDRLELNKYCPRDRKVTLHRETK; this is encoded by the coding sequence ATGGAGGTTGTTTCGATGCGAGTACACATTACAATGGAATGTACAGAATGCCATAATCGTCAATACTTATCAAGCAAGAACAAGCGTAATAATCCAGATCGTTTGGAATTGAACAAGTATTGCCCACGCGATCGTAAAGTAACTTTACACCGCGAAACAAAATAA
- a CDS encoding ROK family glucokinase: MDSKLIGVDLGGTTIKFAILTLEGEVQQKWSVETNILDEGSHIVPDIIESINHHIDLYKMDKSQFVGIGMGTPGTVDRDKGTVIGAFNLNWKTTQNVKDDIEAGTGIKFAVDNDANVAGLGERWKGAGENGDDVSFVTLGTGIGGGLIAGGQLLHGKAGAAGEIGHVTVEPNGYLCTCGKRGCLEQYASATGVVHVARDLAEEFSGESTLKQQADDGQDITSKLVFDLAKDGDPLALRVVDRVSYYLGLALGNLGNTLNPESIVIGGGVSAAGEFLLDRVNDYFQQFAFSTVRTSTELKLARLGNDAGVIGAASLARTFA, from the coding sequence ATGGATTCAAAATTAATTGGCGTAGATTTAGGTGGGACAACTATTAAGTTCGCTATTTTAACGCTTGAGGGTGAAGTTCAACAAAAATGGAGCGTTGAAACAAACATTCTAGATGAAGGGTCACACATCGTACCAGATATTATTGAATCAATTAATCATCATATTGATTTATATAAAATGGATAAGTCTCAGTTCGTTGGAATTGGGATGGGAACTCCAGGGACGGTAGATCGCGATAAAGGGACCGTTATTGGTGCTTTCAATTTAAATTGGAAAACAACACAAAACGTGAAGGACGATATTGAAGCAGGCACTGGAATTAAGTTTGCCGTTGATAATGATGCTAATGTGGCTGGTTTGGGTGAACGATGGAAAGGCGCTGGTGAAAACGGAGATGACGTTTCATTCGTTACACTCGGAACTGGTATCGGGGGCGGTTTGATTGCTGGTGGCCAATTATTGCACGGAAAAGCTGGTGCAGCTGGAGAAATTGGTCATGTTACCGTTGAACCTAATGGATATTTGTGTACATGTGGTAAACGTGGATGCTTAGAACAATACGCTAGTGCAACGGGGGTTGTTCATGTTGCTCGTGATCTTGCTGAAGAATTTTCTGGTGAGTCCACCTTGAAGCAACAAGCTGATGATGGTCAAGATATTACTTCTAAACTTGTTTTTGATCTTGCTAAAGATGGTGATCCGTTAGCTTTACGTGTAGTTGACCGAGTTTCTTATTACCTTGGATTAGCACTTGGTAACTTGGGTAATACTTTGAACCCTGAAAGCATTGTTATTGGTGGTGGGGTTTCTGCCGCTGGTGAGTTTTTATTAGATCGGGTTAATGACTATTTTCAACAATTTGCATTTTCAACAGTTCGTACTTCAACAGAATTAAAATTGGCACGTCTTGGTAATGATGCTGGGGTTATTGGAGCTGCTTCACTTGCCCGTACTTTTGCTTAA
- a CDS encoding glycerophosphodiester phosphodiesterase, whose translation MITQVIAHRGSKGLRPENTLPAFSKAIEAGADGIETDVHLSKDGELIIIHDETVNRTTNGTGRVYDMTLKELKELDAGSYFGLNYLGTRIPTLQEVVHLLIESHYTGVFNLEFKTDKFGYPGLEEKVANYFDSIDYPFHLVYSSFNPKSIKKIHAIQPTIETASLFKLRTASAKRFAKKNVIQDWHPSIAWVRSHRWFLPRMEIRPWTVNSEDNMEFCFKHHFKGIITDFPERGLSIRKSIQGE comes from the coding sequence ATGATTACTCAAGTTATTGCACACAGGGGGAGCAAGGGATTGCGTCCAGAAAATACATTACCGGCATTTAGTAAAGCAATTGAAGCCGGTGCAGATGGTATTGAAACTGATGTACATCTGTCTAAAGATGGTGAATTAATAATTATTCATGATGAAACGGTAAACAGAACAACTAATGGTACCGGCAGAGTATATGACATGACTCTAAAAGAATTGAAGGAGTTAGATGCGGGATCATATTTCGGCTTAAACTACCTCGGTACTAGGATCCCGACTCTTCAAGAAGTGGTTCATCTATTGATTGAAAGTCATTATACGGGAGTTTTCAACCTTGAATTTAAGACTGACAAATTTGGATATCCTGGATTAGAAGAAAAAGTTGCCAATTATTTTGACAGCATTGATTATCCATTTCATCTTGTTTATTCAAGTTTTAATCCTAAATCGATAAAAAAAATACATGCTATTCAGCCAACAATTGAAACAGCAAGTTTATTCAAGTTGAGAACGGCATCAGCAAAAAGATTTGCGAAGAAAAATGTTATACAAGATTGGCATCCAAGCATTGCATGGGTGAGAAGCCATCGCTGGTTCTTACCTAGGATGGAAATAAGGCCTTGGACAGTTAACTCTGAAGATAATATGGAGTTTTGTTTTAAACATCATTTTAAAGGGATCATTACAGATTTTCCTGAACGAGGGTTAAGTATTCGAAAATCAATTCAGGGAGAGTGA
- the glnA gene encoding type I glutamate--ammonia ligase: protein MASRTYTEEDIREMVKEENVRFLRLMFTDLFGMIKNVEVPISQLDKLLDNKLMFDGSSIDGFVRIEESDMYLYPDLSTWMVFPWGNEHGKVARIICEVYTSDRKPFAGDPRNNLIRVLEDMKAEGFTDFNIGPEPEFFLLKLDENGKPTTHLNDSGSYFDLAPMDLGENCRRDIVLELENMGFDVEASHHEVAPGQHEIDFKYADALKAADNIQTFKLVVKTVARKYNLHATFMPKPMDGINGSGMHLNMSLFNGSGNAFYDEKGELQLSQKAYWFLGGLLKHARSFTAVCNPIVNSYKRLVPGFEAPVYVAWSGSNRSPLVRVPSSRGASTRFEVRSVDPAANPYLAIAAVLEAGLDGIRNKIEPDDSVDRNIYRMNLEERTEENITDLPSTLHNALKEFEKDDIMKKALGEHIYQSFLEAKKLEWASYRQEVTQWERDQYLEMF, encoded by the coding sequence ATGGCTAGTCGTACATACACCGAAGAAGACATAAGAGAAATGGTTAAGGAAGAGAATGTTCGCTTTCTAAGATTGATGTTTACGGATTTATTTGGAATGATTAAAAATGTAGAGGTGCCAATCAGCCAGTTAGATAAATTGTTAGACAATAAATTAATGTTTGATGGTTCTTCTATTGATGGTTTTGTTCGGATTGAAGAAAGTGATATGTATTTATATCCAGATTTATCGACTTGGATGGTTTTCCCTTGGGGCAATGAACATGGAAAGGTTGCAAGAATTATTTGTGAGGTTTATACAAGTGATCGGAAACCGTTTGCTGGTGACCCTCGTAATAATCTAATTCGTGTTTTAGAGGATATGAAGGCAGAAGGATTTACCGATTTTAATATTGGACCAGAACCTGAATTCTTTCTTTTAAAACTGGATGAGAACGGTAAACCAACGACTCATTTAAATGATTCTGGAAGTTATTTCGATTTGGCACCAATGGATTTAGGAGAAAATTGTCGAAGAGATATTGTTTTGGAACTTGAGAATATGGGCTTTGATGTTGAGGCATCTCATCATGAAGTGGCTCCGGGGCAACATGAAATTGACTTTAAGTATGCTGATGCACTGAAAGCAGCTGACAATATTCAGACTTTTAAGCTAGTGGTTAAGACCGTTGCACGTAAGTATAACTTACATGCTACTTTCATGCCTAAACCAATGGATGGTATTAATGGCTCAGGAATGCATCTAAATATGTCATTATTTAATGGCTCAGGAAATGCATTCTACGATGAAAAGGGTGAACTACAATTATCGCAGAAGGCATACTGGTTCCTCGGTGGTTTGTTAAAACATGCGCGTAGCTTTACGGCCGTTTGCAATCCAATTGTTAATTCATATAAGAGGTTAGTTCCAGGATTTGAAGCCCCAGTTTATGTTGCGTGGTCAGGTTCTAATCGATCACCTTTAGTGCGAGTACCAAGTAGTAGAGGAGCTTCCACAAGGTTTGAAGTACGTAGTGTGGACCCAGCTGCTAATCCATACCTGGCAATTGCGGCTGTATTGGAAGCTGGTCTTGATGGTATTAGAAACAAGATTGAACCCGATGATTCAGTTGATCGCAATATTTATCGGATGAACTTAGAAGAGCGTACCGAAGAAAATATTACAGATTTGCCATCGACCTTGCACAATGCTTTAAAGGAATTTGAAAAAGATGATATTATGAAAAAAGCATTGGGAGAACATATATATCAAAGCTTTTTGGAAGCAAAAAAACTCGAGTGGGCTTCATATCGTCAAGAAGTAACGCAATGGGAACGAGATCAATATTTAGAAATGTTTTAA
- a CDS encoding DUF3042 family protein: MSKFFKGFVFGTFSTLAAIAGSLYAFHQIVIQPIEDQENRAAENKRRAQRKQLSAHHN, translated from the coding sequence ATGAGTAAATTTTTTAAGGGTTTTGTTTTTGGAACATTTTCAACTTTAGCTGCAATTGCTGGTTCTTTATACGCATTTCATCAAATTGTAATTCAACCAATTGAGGATCAGGAAAATCGAGCGGCAGAAAACAAGCGTCGGGCACAACGAAAACAACTTTCTGCTCACCATAACTAG
- a CDS encoding DNA topoisomerase 3 produces the protein MKKKLIITEKPSVATDLARVLGVEQKNKTYYEGNNYIITWAYGHLLTLKLPEDINKDWQNWDLNDLPIIPKNIGIKPLPKTKQQLKAISRLAKRTDVESAIIATDSGREGEAVARYILEWIRFNKPVERLWISSQTTKAIREGFSNLRPAEQFDDLYASALARGKADWLVGLNVTRALTTKYKDNLSAGRVQTPTLSFIWKQEQEINSFRPHKFYKIYLVYQGQTADLLLKNSEQFETREQAEKVVQGLQKKSGLVEDLKVKQNMQDAPLPYDLTELQRTANSMYAFSAKKTLSIVQSLYEVHKIVSYPRTDSKYLSTDIKDTLKERLSALSGFDSQAKAYLRRGAKIVQRSVFNDQKVTDHYALIPTEESVQPAKLSSDELRIFRLIEKRFLGLFAEKFITETTNTTIGFGSAKFVFKQTRVVKPGWRFDLETETKKTKVQLKLKQQIEGQFIIKEKLTTPPKPLTEGTLLGKMEKFGLGTPATRAEIIEKLTQSELVKRTNGALITTPKGQQLLKLVNKSLASPDLTSKWEKSLESIAHGKVNYMDFVKDVEKETRRLVSEIKTSEIEYRDFGVTNKLCPECGYALKERNSRDGKILTCSHCGYRRRKDPKVSNHRCPQCHKKMVILEKNGQSYFRCLNDGTTEKMLDKKERKKKISKKEERKLLSKINNEDPEESPLAIAMKKAMEK, from the coding sequence ATGAAGAAGAAACTAATTATTACTGAAAAACCCAGTGTAGCAACTGATTTAGCAAGAGTTTTGGGAGTTGAACAGAAAAATAAAACGTACTATGAGGGAAATAACTACATAATTACGTGGGCTTATGGTCATCTCCTAACTTTAAAACTACCCGAAGATATTAATAAAGATTGGCAAAATTGGGATTTAAACGATCTTCCAATTATCCCCAAAAATATTGGAATTAAACCGTTACCGAAAACAAAGCAACAATTAAAGGCAATTAGCCGTTTAGCTAAAAGAACTGACGTTGAAAGTGCAATTATTGCCACTGATTCTGGACGCGAGGGAGAAGCTGTTGCACGTTATATTTTGGAATGGATACGTTTTAATAAACCAGTTGAACGATTATGGATCTCCTCACAAACAACTAAGGCAATTCGTGAGGGCTTTTCAAATTTAAGGCCTGCTGAACAATTTGACGATTTGTATGCTTCTGCTTTAGCGCGTGGAAAAGCAGATTGGCTGGTAGGATTGAATGTAACCAGAGCCTTAACTACAAAATATAAAGATAATCTTTCTGCCGGGCGTGTACAAACGCCAACTCTTTCCTTTATATGGAAGCAGGAACAAGAAATAAATTCTTTTAGACCACATAAATTTTATAAAATTTATTTAGTATATCAAGGGCAGACGGCGGATTTGCTATTGAAAAATTCCGAACAGTTTGAAACACGGGAACAGGCAGAAAAAGTAGTACAGGGGTTGCAAAAAAAGAGCGGGCTAGTTGAGGATTTAAAAGTAAAACAAAATATGCAGGATGCACCTTTACCATATGATTTAACCGAGTTACAAAGAACGGCAAATAGTATGTATGCATTTTCTGCAAAGAAGACTTTGTCGATTGTTCAGTCCCTTTATGAAGTGCATAAGATTGTTAGTTATCCTCGAACTGATTCTAAGTATTTATCAACAGATATTAAGGATACTCTAAAAGAACGTTTGTCTGCCCTTAGTGGCTTTGATTCACAAGCAAAAGCATATCTTAGACGGGGAGCGAAAATTGTTCAGAGGTCTGTTTTTAATGATCAAAAAGTTACAGATCATTACGCACTTATTCCGACCGAAGAATCAGTTCAACCAGCAAAGTTATCGTCAGATGAACTTCGAATTTTCCGTTTAATTGAAAAAAGATTTTTGGGCTTATTTGCGGAAAAATTTATAACTGAAACAACCAATACAACGATTGGCTTTGGATCTGCAAAATTTGTTTTTAAACAAACTAGAGTTGTTAAACCGGGATGGCGGTTTGACTTGGAAACCGAAACTAAAAAAACGAAGGTTCAATTAAAGCTTAAGCAACAAATTGAGGGCCAGTTTATAATTAAAGAAAAGTTAACAACACCTCCTAAGCCATTAACAGAGGGAACATTACTTGGAAAAATGGAAAAATTTGGGTTGGGGACGCCTGCAACTCGTGCCGAAATTATAGAAAAGCTTACCCAAAGTGAATTAGTGAAACGAACGAATGGAGCGCTAATAACCACCCCTAAGGGACAACAACTTTTAAAACTTGTTAATAAAAGTTTGGCTTCGCCCGATTTAACAAGTAAGTGGGAGAAGTCTCTGGAATCGATTGCCCATGGAAAAGTAAATTATATGGATTTTGTTAAAGATGTTGAAAAAGAAACTAGAAGATTAGTGAGTGAAATAAAAACTAGTGAGATTGAGTACCGAGATTTTGGGGTGACAAATAAATTATGTCCAGAATGTGGATATGCACTAAAAGAACGAAATTCACGAGATGGGAAAATATTGACCTGTTCACATTGTGGCTATCGCAGACGTAAAGATCCCAAGGTATCGAATCATCGTTGCCCACAATGTCATAAAAAGATGGTAATTCTTGAAAAAAATGGTCAGAGTTATTTTCGCTGTCTGAATGATGGAACCACTGAGAAAATGTTGGATAAAAAAGAACGTAAGAAAAAAATCTCGAAAAAAGAAGAGCGAAAATTACTAAGCAAAATTAATAATGAAGATCCGGAAGAAAGTCCACTAGCAATTGCGATGAAAAAAGCAATGGAAAAATAA
- a CDS encoding MerR family transcriptional regulator, translated as MSEKELRRSMSVLPIGTVMKLTSLSARQIRYYEEQELVFPARSEGNRRLYSLNDVDRILEIQDYISDGLNIADIKNIYDGKQTIKKELSDSEIRQLLRDEMLQIGRLSDESGAQLPSNRIK; from the coding sequence ATGAGTGAAAAAGAGCTAAGACGTTCCATGTCGGTTCTACCGATTGGTACAGTTATGAAGTTAACTTCTTTATCGGCACGCCAGATTAGATATTATGAGGAACAAGAACTAGTTTTTCCAGCGCGCAGTGAGGGGAATAGACGTCTATATTCTTTGAACGACGTTGATAGGATTCTTGAGATTCAAGATTATATTTCAGATGGACTAAATATTGCGGATATAAAAAATATCTATGATGGTAAACAAACTATAAAAAAGGAACTTTCAGATAGTGAAATTCGCCAGTTGCTAAGAGATGAGATGCTCCAAATTGGACGTTTGTCAGATGAATCAGGCGCGCAACTTCCATCGAATCGAATAAAATAA
- a CDS encoding rhodanese-like domain-containing protein — protein sequence MIIGASLSGGAWLNIIVIIALIGFFSYQGYLMWKRSRISKMLDEEEFQAGMRKAQVIDLREKRDFDAGHIMGARNIPYSQLKNRLQELRADLPVYLYDQGRTLSGRAALLLSKNDFTNISILRPGFERWEGKTKKSKY from the coding sequence ATGATAATTGGTGCAAGTTTGAGTGGTGGTGCATGGTTAAATATCATTGTTATCATTGCGTTAATTGGTTTCTTTTCATACCAGGGATACTTGATGTGGAAGCGTAGTAGAATTTCAAAAATGTTAGATGAAGAAGAGTTTCAGGCCGGAATGCGGAAGGCTCAGGTAATTGATTTGCGTGAAAAACGTGATTTTGATGCTGGACATATCATGGGAGCCCGTAATATTCCCTATTCTCAGTTGAAGAATCGTTTGCAAGAGTTGCGCGCTGATTTACCAGTTTATCTATATGACCAGGGAAGAACACTGAGTGGTAGAGCTGCCTTGCTTCTTTCTAAGAATGATTTTACAAATATTTCGATTTTACGTCCTGGTTTTGAACGTTGGGAAGGTAAAACTAAGAAAAGTAAATATTAA
- the miaA gene encoding tRNA (adenosine(37)-N6)-dimethylallyltransferase MiaA: MNKALIIAGPTAVGKTALGIKLAQSLDGEIISGDSMQIYRRLDIGTAKVSEDEKLTVPHHLIDINNVHEGFTAKDFKQHANKLITEISGRNKLPIIVGGTGFYLKALVDNLELGGDFNLDSQRTNLRLSLDNLSEEVLREELLKVDPNSANSIALGGKRRLIRALEVYRLTGNKFSEQPQHAINIDSLVIGLNTERPLLYDRINQRVDQMIDSGLEKEARWLFEQGNELQPQKGIGYREWPLYWNQQISFPELLELIKKDSRNYAKRQLTWFRNKMDTNWFDLILQPDNDQKRMNNLIKEWMNK; encoded by the coding sequence ATGAATAAAGCTTTAATAATTGCTGGCCCAACGGCTGTGGGAAAAACGGCGTTAGGAATTAAACTGGCACAAAGTTTGGACGGTGAAATAATTTCTGGGGATTCAATGCAGATTTATCGTAGATTGGATATTGGGACAGCTAAAGTAAGCGAAGATGAAAAACTAACGGTTCCACACCATCTAATTGATATTAATAACGTTCACGAAGGATTTACTGCAAAGGATTTTAAGCAACATGCCAATAAATTGATTACGGAAATTTCAGGAAGAAATAAATTGCCGATTATTGTTGGTGGCACAGGTTTTTATTTAAAAGCCCTAGTTGATAATCTGGAGCTGGGTGGTGATTTTAATCTGGATAGCCAACGTACGAATTTACGGTTAAGTTTAGATAATTTGAGTGAAGAGGTATTACGAGAAGAGTTATTAAAAGTAGACCCCAATAGTGCTAATTCAATTGCGCTTGGTGGGAAACGACGCCTAATTAGAGCATTGGAAGTTTATAGGTTAACTGGAAATAAATTTTCAGAACAACCGCAACATGCGATTAATATTGACAGTTTGGTCATTGGATTAAATACAGAACGTCCTTTGTTGTACGATCGAATTAATCAAAGGGTTGATCAAATGATTGATTCTGGTCTTGAAAAAGAGGCAAGATGGCTGTTTGAACAAGGTAATGAATTACAACCGCAAAAGGGAATTGGTTACCGTGAGTGGCCTTTATATTGGAATCAACAAATTAGTTTTCCAGAACTTTTGGAGCTTATAAAAAAAGATTCTAGAAATTATGCTAAGCGTCAGCTAACTTGGTTTAGAAATAAGATGGATACTAACTGGTTTGATTTAATTTTGCAGCCCGATAATGATCAAAAAAGAATGAATAATTTAATAAAGGAATGGATGAATAAATGA
- a CDS encoding 5-formyltetrahydrofolate cyclo-ligase, whose amino-acid sequence MLSKRDFRQRQIRALEKINQTVKQKEEKIISKYLFNSNEWVQSKVVGITLSQVHEFSTDALIQEAKKINKTIVIPRTYNDDERTMEFVRLDADTILEPKVFGILEPTNGIVYESDQIDLMLVPGVAFESRDGFRVGFGAGYYDRYLANFKGITMALAFEEQLFKLPEWKVNDFDVPIKIICSTGGLQYATD is encoded by the coding sequence TTGCTTAGCAAAAGAGATTTTAGGCAAAGGCAGATTAGAGCTTTAGAAAAGATTAATCAAACTGTTAAACAAAAAGAAGAGAAGATCATCTCTAAATATTTATTCAATAGTAATGAGTGGGTGCAAAGTAAAGTGGTCGGGATTACGCTTAGTCAAGTACATGAATTTAGCACCGATGCACTTATTCAGGAAGCAAAAAAAATTAATAAAACCATTGTTATTCCTAGAACATATAACGATGATGAGCGAACCATGGAGTTTGTCAGGCTGGATGCTGATACGATTTTAGAACCCAAGGTATTTGGGATTTTAGAACCTACTAATGGTATTGTTTATGAGAGTGATCAGATTGACCTGATGCTAGTTCCAGGAGTTGCTTTTGAAAGTAGGGATGGCTTTAGGGTTGGCTTTGGAGCCGGCTACTATGATCGATATTTAGCTAATTTTAAAGGGATAACAATGGCATTAGCTTTTGAAGAGCAATTATTTAAGCTTCCAGAATGGAAAGTTAACGATTTTGACGTACCAATAAAGATAATTTGTTCTACTGGAGGACTTCAATATGCAACCGATTAA
- a CDS encoding aminotransferase class I/II-fold pyridoxal phosphate-dependent enzyme, translating into MDWKERFKPEVRELVSSVEMKIQTKLNEIDDQVTFNQAKVLEAFQKEKVAEEHLNGTTGYGYDDIGRDVLERVYADIFKTESALVRSQFVSGTHTISSTFFGILRPGDKLLYATGMPYDTIQEVVGIVGEKGQGSLKDFGIGFDYVGLNEKGKVNYQELQRKLTEDVKVVAIQRSRGYSARSSFTVAEIKEMIEQIKQINPNVYIFIDNCYGEFSETLEPTEVGADIMAGSLIKNAGGGIAQTGGYVVGKEKLVNLVANRLTNVGAGKEEGASLGSLRRMFQGLFMAPEVTGAAIKGAIFESGILEECGVSVSPKWNDARTDLIQSVNFGKKESMIKFAQMIQKNSPIDSYVKPEPSDMAGYEDKVIMAAGTFVQGASIEFSADGPIRAPYTLYIQGGLTYSQVKIAITSAVQATFF; encoded by the coding sequence ATGGATTGGAAAGAACGTTTTAAACCAGAAGTCAGGGAACTTGTTTCTAGTGTTGAAATGAAGATTCAAACTAAATTGAATGAAATTGATGACCAGGTTACTTTTAATCAAGCTAAAGTTTTGGAAGCATTTCAAAAAGAAAAAGTTGCAGAGGAACATTTAAACGGCACAACAGGATATGGTTATGATGATATTGGGCGAGATGTTTTAGAAAGAGTTTATGCCGATATTTTTAAAACGGAATCAGCGTTGGTGCGTTCTCAGTTTGTCTCGGGTACACATACGATTAGCTCGACCTTTTTTGGAATTTTACGTCCGGGAGATAAATTATTATATGCAACAGGGATGCCATACGACACTATTCAAGAAGTTGTAGGAATAGTTGGGGAAAAAGGGCAAGGTTCACTTAAAGACTTTGGAATAGGGTTCGATTATGTAGGTTTAAATGAGAAAGGAAAAGTTAATTATCAGGAGCTTCAACGTAAACTGACTGAAGACGTTAAGGTTGTGGCCATTCAACGGTCTCGTGGATATTCTGCTAGATCTAGTTTTACCGTTGCTGAAATAAAAGAAATGATAGAACAAATAAAACAAATAAACCCCAATGTATATATTTTTATAGATAATTGTTATGGCGAATTTTCCGAAACTTTGGAGCCAACTGAAGTAGGAGCAGATATTATGGCCGGCTCGTTGATTAAAAATGCTGGTGGTGGAATTGCTCAAACGGGTGGATATGTAGTCGGAAAAGAAAAGTTGGTCAATTTAGTAGCCAATCGCTTAACCAATGTTGGAGCTGGAAAAGAAGAAGGTGCATCCCTAGGCAGCTTACGAAGAATGTTCCAAGGATTATTTATGGCTCCAGAGGTCACAGGGGCAGCAATTAAAGGTGCAATTTTTGAAAGTGGAATTTTGGAAGAGTGTGGCGTTTCTGTTTCACCAAAATGGAATGATGCGCGAACTGATTTAATACAATCAGTTAATTTTGGTAAAAAAGAATCAATGATTAAATTTGCCCAAATGATCCAAAAAAATTCACCCATTGATTCATATGTAAAACCTGAACCGTCAGACATGGCAGGTTACGAAGATAAAGTGATAATGGCAGCGGGAACATTTGTGCAGGGCGCAAGCATTGAGTTCTCTGCTGATGGACCGATTAGAGCGCCATACACGTTATATATTCAGGGTGGCTTAACTTATTCGCAAGTTAAAATCGCAATTACCTCGGCCGTTCAAGCAACGTTTTTTTAG
- a CDS encoding YqgQ family protein encodes MKNLYDVQQLLKQFGIYVYVGKRKWDIELMSLELKNLHKAGVVDDQTFVKAQLVLRHEHHEEEKREK; translated from the coding sequence ATGAAAAATTTATATGACGTGCAGCAACTTTTAAAACAATTTGGAATATATGTATATGTTGGAAAACGCAAATGGGATATTGAATTGATGAGCCTGGAACTTAAGAATTTACATAAAGCGGGCGTTGTTGATGATCAAACCTTTGTGAAAGCACAGCTTGTGTTACGGCATGAGCACCATGAGGAAGAAAAACGAGAAAAATAG